Proteins from one Pongo abelii isolate AG06213 chromosome 19, NHGRI_mPonAbe1-v2.0_pri, whole genome shotgun sequence genomic window:
- the VPS25 gene encoding vacuolar protein-sorting-associated protein 25: protein MAMSFEWPWQYRFPPFFTLQPNVDTRQKQLAAWCSLVLSFCRLHKQSSMTVMEAQESPLFNNVKLQRKLPVESIQIVLEELRKKGNLEWLDKSKSSFLIMWRRPEEWGKLIYQWVSRSGQNNSVFTLYELTNGEDTEDEEFHGLDEATLLRALQALQQEHKAEIITVSDGRGVKFF from the exons ATGGCGATGAGTTTCGAGTGGCCGTGGCAGTATCGCTTCCCACCCTTCTTTAC GTTACAACCGAATGTGGACACTCGGCAGAAGCAGCTGGCCGCCTGGTGCTCGCTGGTCCTGTCCTTCTGCCGCCTGCACAAACAGTCCAGCATGACGGTGATGGAAGCTCAGGAGAGCCCGCTCTTCAACAACGTCAAGCTACAGC GAAAGCTTCCTGTGGAGTCGATCCAGATTGTATTAGAGGAACTGAGGAAGAAAG GGAACCTCGAGTGGTTGGATAAGAGCAAGTCTAGCTTCCTGATCATGTGGCGGAGGCCAGAAGAATGGGGGAAACTCATCTATCAGTGG GTTTCCAGGAGTGGCCAGAACAACTCCGTCTTTACCCTGTATGAACTGACTAATGGGGAAGACACAGAGGATGAGG AGTTCCATGGGCTGGATGAAGCCACTCTACTGCGGGCTCTGCAGGCCCTACAGCAGGAGCACAAGGCCGAGATCATCACCGTCAGCGATGGCCGAGGCGTCAAGTTCTTCTAG